One Argentina anserina chromosome 6, drPotAnse1.1, whole genome shotgun sequence genomic window, CTGCAAGAGACGCTGACATTTGGTATGGGAATGGCTTCAACTATGGGGGGTAGTATTTTTGTTAAAGGAATTATCAGACATTGAACCGGAACGCCAAAAGTGGAAGATCATAATTTAGCTAGGGGAAGGTCTGCACAGAAAACAAGTCACAATCTTTTTTTATCTATCAGACATCTTCTAGTCTTTTCTTTAGTGTGTGTACTATCAGCCAAATGCCTTTGAAAATATTTCCAGCAGTGGAATGAGACCAGGAAAATTCAATGTTTCAGAATGGTAATTAACTAATAAGGCTTGAAAACTAGCTGAACAGCGAGTGGAGTTCAGTAAGGCATGCAGTGATATTGAATCCGCAGATAAAGGGTAACCCCGATCGTTAATAGAATTGGAATACACTATGGAAACTGAGGCAGCATGTATGAGATAGAATGCACAACATTGCCAATACGGTTGTGATTATTGTCTAATTAAGCATAGTAGAGGAGCAGAATAGCAAACCTGTACTGCCAGAGAAGAAACCCAGGAAGATGTCCTTGAACTGGACCTTCATTTCCCAATAACAACAAGAATGAGCTTCTGAAAAAGTCACCCGCATTACCAAATTTGAAAGGTGTATTGAATACTTGCTTCTGGTAAAAAGACGGCCAAGCAAACTTAAGAGGTAAAAGTTGCAGAGAAACCCAGGTATGATCAGAGTCGAGAGTTGCAGTAGCTATAATTATAAGCAAAATACAGGCGTAGAAGCATCAATCTGTGATTAGATTAAGGGGAATGCAGAGTATATATCATGGTTGGATACAGACAGTGCCGACAGAAGGTGACCTTGCGTCGACAACACTCCCTCTACCAAACCACCCAATTCAACTGCATCAATGTAAGCATATATGATAGTAGACCCATAaccaaataaaaatcaaactaGAAAACAATCTCATgtaatgaaaagaaaagagtatATTTATATGAACACAAGGAGAGGAAGAGTGTTTgttaaagaaaagaagaagattaatTTAGGAATTATATATGTGTGGGCTGTAAAGCAGAAAAATAGTTGCCTGTCTGTCTGTCTGGTACTGCAAgttgagaatttgagatggAGGCTTGTGTGTGTTGTGTACACCAAGCAGTACAGTGACAGTGAGGCATCTTGGCTCTAACACAGTTGCTGCACATACAGTATTACAGTATTACTTGACTAGTCTGCTCTTGCAAATTTCCTAAATACCAGGGGAAAAAAACCCAGCCGAACTGGACAGCAACCTGTGCTTTTTCATCATCCTGCAAATGATATCTACATGGGATTCTATCTACattctttccttttgttttgttaaaagaattttacttattctttttcttcttcttcattttttacATTCCTGTGATGAGATATGTGACggggagaaaaagaaaaaggaaaaagcaAAGGGCACATAcagtatgtatatgatatacgAAAATATACAAGGAATGCAGGGTGTACGGTTTCCTTTTATGGAAAGCAGAGCAGTGAACAGAACAGAGAGAGGGGGTGGGTTGGGCCTGTGGGGTTAATCCAGCTATGAGCTATGTTGACATTTACCGTTTTATTATTTCCACGGCTATAATTGAAAGCGTAGTTTTTGTGTCAACAGTTTTATTAAAGTTTTAAAGTCTCTAAAATAATCATTttagagataaaaaaaaatactatgTGGGAGAGATAATatgataaattataaaaattaaagtaaaataaatttaagaaaaaaaagtggaAACGTAAAGAAAGTAAGAGATGATTTAAAATCAAGAGAAGATTATGGACAGTAGAAATAgataaaccaaaacaaaattaaagtgATTGTGTAATCCGTAAAAATTTACACGGTTACAGGCTAGTTAATGAATAATAATATTGTACACCTGATTCACTATTTTATTTCCAACCCAAAAGAAAAGTAACCTCATTCTCATTCCAATGTCTAGTTTATTATCAATTAAAACTAAACGGAATGCACAAAATAATTGTTCTAGGTCTCATTAATTAGTATGCGGATCCGATAAGCCCACAAATGACTGCAAGCCTGATAAGTTTTTACCCGAtccggcccgcgagaaagtCAACTTCCGTGGATAGAGGGCCGTGGGTTAATTTAGAGgggtgaaacccggcccgaccCGCTAAAAGCCCACAAGGACCGGCCCGTAAAAAATCGTCAAGTAatcaaatattatacatacatattctattaggtttataataaaattatcgcattatgaaacgactatatgaatgaaacttctcgggatcaatcgacaccattcgatatgatcaatatatatatatatagtgaccctgtaaaaatttatagtaaaccgaaaacaccattaATATGCTTtaagggatgacccattaccaagatgcgaacgccgaaaaccGTTTTCATATCTAAAaccacctaatttttgtcaccaatcgtGCGCGGTCATaccaaggaaactcatttggcaaacgGTCAACGAggttttaatatatcaaaaagactctttttttgttgaccgtaaaTACGAACGGGCAAACAATGTCCAagacggacgaaattttttaCGGGAtctctaattatatataccgatcacatctgctggtgttgatcgaccatatttcaaactggagttgtcgatcgccgatgtgtccactaatgtatcataaccttttatcttaggtttagaataaaaccgtcgcattatgaagcaaccatatgaagaaaacttctcgggatcgataaACACCAGCTAATGTggtcggtatatatatttagtgaccctataaaaatttcatcgaaTTCGGagctcgtttgaccgtcggaatttccggtaaaccaaaaacataaCTAATATGTCTAAAGGGAGAActtattaccaagatgcgaacaccgaaagctgtttgcatatctgaaatcacctaatttttgtcaccaatcgtGCGTCGTCGCACCGATGAAACCTATTTGGAAAAGCCCTGGTTAatgggggttttaatatgtcaaaatgcctatttttttgttgattgtttgtacagacggtcaaaccatgtccaaaacagacaATTTTTTTACTGGATCCCTAAATacatataccgatcacatctgttggtgtcgatcgaccatatttcaaactagagttatcgatcgccgaagtgtctactaatgtatcataacgtttatattatgtttataataaactatcacattatgaagcgactatatgttACGGGAGCTAAATCCGAGGTTCGAGCTTCTCGTAGCCTTGTATTCAGGTGTGTCAGCTCAGTGAGACCTGCACACAACAAGTCAAAGTCAAACTGCTAGTGGTGCGCCGGCCTTCGACCCTCCGAAGCTTAAGTTAATATCCGGTGCGGAATAAGTTCGAGAATTAAGGACTTATAAATTTGTTATCTCTTTTAGGTGGTTTCGACAGCCTATTTATAGGTACACTTGGGAATGTGTTTGGCCATTCCCTCGATGTGGGAATGTGTGCCAATACATTGTATCTCTTTGAAGGCTATTCCCACGGAATTGaatattcatatttgtgaaaatacatgACCCGTCACTAATCTAAATGTATTAAGATCGGCTCGTTGACGAGTCCTAAATTGGTCAAAGGGTGAACTTGGGCCTGCACCGATTGTTAATCGTGGGCCTTCTGTGGTACAGTCCAGTGTGAGAATTGGAGATACCAAGTCAGCTCGATTCCTGGAATCTTTAATAATGAACGCAAACTCACGCTACAATGGACACCAACCAAATTTAAGAATCTTTTCATCTCTGCAGCTTCCTtcacatatttttaattagAGTTTCAGAGCTCACTGGCCAAAAATCTCAAGACAGAGTGTGATAATCCTCAATGAGGTATGTATGGTCTTGCTTGCTTGTTTATTATTCTCAGTCGCCTTCCTAGACTGCCTGTTCATTTTAGCGAATATTGCATCCACAGCTTCTGGGAAGCATATACATTCCCGGTAAGTAATTGGGTCTCCATACAGGGCGATAGTGAGATAGATAGATTGTTTGAAAAAGGAAGGAGCTAGGGTAATggaggcaagggcaagcaatgCAAAGGCGGTGACGCTGGATCATGTGCTTTTGGCGCTGGGAGAGACCAAGGAACAGAGGGAGCTCAGAATTCGTAATCTGTTCAACATGTTTGACACTGCGAATGCTGGGTATTTGGACTATGCCCTGATTGAGGCAGGCCTCTCTGCCCTCCAGATACCCCCGCAGTACAAGTTCGCCAATGATCTCTTGAATGTCTGCGATGCCAATCGAGATGGTCGCGTGGATTTCAATGATTTTAAGCATTACATGGACGATAAAGAACTCGAGCTCTATGCCATCTTTCAGGCCATAGACGTCAAACACCATGGTTGCATCCTGCCTGAGGAGCTGTGGGACGCACTTGTAAGAGCAGGTATATATTCTCTACTCTGCTCTCCCTCCTAGCGtacaatttcttttctttcattctttctcATGTATTTCTTTAGTACAAGGTTAATTAAGGGTTATCATTTTCTAGCTACGTATATActtcttcttcattcttttctttcattctttctcATGTATTGTATTTCTTTAGTACAAGGTTTATACTCTATATCGTTCGTGTTTGGATAGTCAAAGAAGATACTTTGTTTGTTATTCTTATTTATGTGTTCTGTCGTACGTCTGAATTACAGCAAAaaggattttcatttttccccTTTAATTGCTACTTCGTTCTATAAGCCACACCAGTCCCTCTTTTGCAGGGAttgaaattgatgatgaagaactcGCTCTCTTTGTTGAGCGTGTTGATAAGGATAATAACGGTGTTATAACATTTGAAGAATGGAGAGATTTTCTTCTGCTTTACCCTCAGGAGGCAACCATCGAGAATATTTATCATTATTTGGAAAGGGTATGCCTTGTTGATATTGGGGAGCAGACTGTTACTCCAGAAGTCATGAATAAACATATCCATGcaagtagatatttgattgcCGGTGCAGTAGCAGGAGCAACATCGCGTACAGCTACTGCTCCTCTTGATCGCTTGAAGGTTGTTCTGCAAGTACAGACACAACAAGCTCGTATTATGCCTGCCGTAAGGGATATATGGGGTCAAGGGGGCATGCTGGGGTTTTTTCGTGGCAATGGCTTAAATGTCGTCAAGGTGGCTCCTGAAAGTGCCATCAGGTTCTATACTTATGAAATACTGAAAAGTTATATTCACCATGTCAATGGTGAAGAAGATGAGGCTAATATTGGGACGGCAACTCGCCTTGTTTCCGGTGGTTTAGCAGGAGCTGTGGCACAAGCTGCTATATATCCCATGGATCTTGTTAAAACAAGAATACAAACGTATGCTGGTGAAGGTGGACGAACCCCTAGTCTTTGTTCTCTATCTAAAGAAATATGGAAACAAGAGGGACCCCGTGCATTTTATAGAGGCCTTGTCCCATCTCTACTTGGGATTGTCCCTTATGCTGGCATTGATCTTGCTGCTTATGATACCTTGAAAGACATGTCCAAGACATATATACTGCATGACATCGGTGAGGATTCTGTTTGTATATTTGAATCAATGGTTTTATCTGTGCTTCGTTTGTGATGCTTTAATTTGGATCAATTCTGCAATAATAATTAATATGTGCATGCTATAATGTCATTTTTGTAGAACCTGGTCCTCTTGTGCAATTGGGATGTGGGACGGTATCAGGTGCTCTCGGTGCTTCATGTGTTTACCCATTGCAGGTTGTCAGGACAAGGTGCATTGTGAAATACAGTATCTTGCGTGCAGCATATATCTCGTCTTCTGTTCATGCATGAtaatttctttcaactgaCTGGTTCTGCTACATGATTTTAGGATGCAAGCGCAGCGCATAAACAAAGATTCTGCTTATGAAGGAATGGCTGATGTATTCAGGAGAACCTTTCAACATGAAGGGTTTAGGGGATTATACAAGGGAATATTTCCCAATCTCCTTAAAGTAGTTCCATCTGCGAGTATAACTTACATGGTTTATGAGTCTATGAAGAAGAGTTTGGACCTAGGATAGAATTAACACACTTTGCAATGTTATCTCACTTATCTGATGAAGATGTTGATGAGAGGAATGAAGGTAATTCCCACTGATCTAACAAATTTTAATACCTGATAAAAATCACAGTGGCAGGCATAGCGTGCCTTAGATAGCTTGAAAGGGCGTTATTAGCTAGCTTGTACGTCCTATATTTATTTGGGTTGTCCCAAAAACCtgtattaggtttatattcaATGGGATACCATTGTACTGCAACTCCCCACTGTCTGTAACTTGGCGAACCATTTGTTCAGAAATGATTTCAACCCAAGAAAAAGGGTCATAAATGATATGTGAATATTTTGAGCGAGTACTTGAACCCAATTCTTAAATTTAAATTCGTGTTCACCATACACTAGCTGTAAAACTCAAGAAGTTGAATATATTTCAGGCTTAATTTGAGTAGCAGTAGCCTGGAAATTTCAGGGTTTTCACTCATTGAATCTCAGGTATATGAGATCAACAAGCATTCCTTTGTTAAATTAACCTTAGCTTGGTGATTAAGTTGATTGGTGGTTTGGCGTCTGTGCATCTTTTCACACCCTGCAAGGAAATTGCGGACACTAAAAAAGGAGGAATATaggattaaaatatatatctaaCTGGTGAGGGGATCTTTAGATATATAATCGACGCTTTTGACTAACTCACAGTTAGAATCATCAATAGCTACTGCGAGTGAAGGTTcgtctttcttctttttctgctGTCTGATTCCAACGGTTTATGGTAAAGTTGCAGATATCAGGCACCATTACAAATTAAGTTTGAACTTTTAAATAGAACGTGCATGCATGCGTTGTCATGAGGCATGATCAATCCTACTGATCAGTGCCTTTACTTTTCAATTTTTCCACAAAAGATTAACATACAAAGTCTTggtcaagaagaaaaagatgaaCTCGAGTAAGTGAGTAACTACTATATATACTTGACAACATAGTATCGATATGTTCAACTTAATCGCGATTGTGCCAAGCACTGCTTGTCAGCCTGTCCCACATGCCATTTGTGTCACTATAGTGTGTATATAGaattatatatgaatctaATCTTATTTACGTCAGTTGGTTCGGTTGGCAACTAGCTAGGGCGGGATGGtatagaaaagagagagatcgATCGAGAataatttgtatcaaaatagCATTAGATGCTCTGTTCTccatatatgcaaaattaacCTGAGGTACGAATTGCTCTAACCCCAGCTTTTCAGTTAGTGATTTAGAGTGACAATTCATTTCTTCTCAATATACCCCTAGGTTGCTTCCGGCCGGCCTCCTTATTGGTGGGCGTACTacttgagacttgagagagCTAGCTATAAGATCGACTTCTTATTTGGTCTCCAGTTTCATATCCATTCTTCAATTTCTGAAAGTTGCTGATttagtaaattataaatttatttgatcgaaaaataataacaatattGGTATCTAAATATTATTCTTTCTTGTTTCGTGAAAGACTGCTATTTTCTAGTCTAGAAAGAAGGACGATCATCAATCTGATCATGTCATCTGCGCTAGCACGAACAGGAAGACATCGCCAACGTTATGAAAACAACTTTCGCCTTGTTTCTGGGTACGTATACTTATATGCACTTGTAAATTTTGTCAATTAATTACAATGTTTTACATGTTCGCGATCGCCCTGATACGTACTCCTGCTAATTTCTTTCGAGCTTTCTCTCTTAATCGctaatttctttcttttgggtTAAACCTACGTACTGATGCATAAGACGGATCGTGGAAATaataacatgcatcaaagtgcTTAATTAATTGGGAGTGCTAGCTAGCTAATATGTGTATTATATAAGGTGTTGTACATACTCATTCTATATGCTATTAACTGTTAGATCATTAATTACTTGTTGATCATGAGtgtgatatatataatatatgtaatGGCTCTACAACAGATGTATCCCTTACCGGGTTactgaagatgatgaagatcaTAGCATGAGAAGCAATACCCATATTGAAAACAAGATACAGGTTCTCATGGTTTCTTCACCTGACCGCGACGACCAAGTGTTTCCAAAAGTACATATCTGAGTGAATTTGTTTCCAGTAAATTAACTCAAATCTTTTTAGCATGAATCAGTTAAATCGATTTCAGCCGGTCATGCCGGTTGgttgttttatttaattttttgttttgtttgttttgctttCAGTTTAATAAAATGTACATACTCAATATATTCACGTGTAGGGTGGATGGGAGGATGATGAAACTGTTTTAGAAGCTGCTTGTCGTGAAGCCTTCGAGGAAGCAGGGGTGAAAGGAACACTGAGAGTATGTTCTCGCATTCCCTATTCCTTATTGTCTTCATCAATATCTGCTGCTGAATCTTTTTCTTTGCTCAATATCTGGTTGTTATTTATTAAATggggttatttttttttctcttgaaTCTCTCTATATATGCATACAGGATTAGTTGTTACCTAAGTAGGTGCATTAGATTTATTTTGTTAAGCTGTACCCAGCACTTGTGTACAAATGTGCTATATATCATTGTATCGTACGTATATCTGAAATTCTTTTATGCATGCATATGTACTGTCATACATAATTGATTACGCTAGCTAGCTTATGAAATAATACATAgataaatgatatatatagcgCGCAGGAAACGCCTCTGGGAGTTTGGGAGTTTAGAAGCAAAAGTAGGCAGAACATGTGCAGCCTGGAAGGAGGCTGCAGAGGCTACATGTTTGCATTAGAGGTAACCGAAGAGCTCGACACCTGGCCAGAGCAGCAACACCGTGATAGACAATGGGTTCGTATATAAATAGCATCACTTACAACTTTTAATCATTGATCTTGGATTTAGTTACATGTATTTGTATGTTTTGTAGTTCAACGTAaaggaggcatttaaagtctgCCGGTATGAATGGATGCGTAGGGC contains:
- the LOC126799562 gene encoding calcium-dependent mitochondrial ATP-magnesium/phosphate carrier protein 2-like isoform X1; protein product: MEARASNAKAVTLDHVLLALGETKEQRELRIRNLFNMFDTANAGYLDYALIEAGLSALQIPPQYKFANDLLNVCDANRDGRVDFNDFKHYMDDKELELYAIFQAIDVKHHGCILPEELWDALVRAGIEIDDEELALFVERVDKDNNGVITFEEWRDFLLLYPQEATIENIYHYLERVCLVDIGEQTVTPEVMNKHIHASRYLIAGAVAGATSRTATAPLDRLKVVLQVQTQQARIMPAVRDIWGQGGMLGFFRGNGLNVVKVAPESAIRFYTYEILKSYIHHVNGEEDEANIGTATRLVSGGLAGAVAQAAIYPMDLVKTRIQTYAGEGGRTPSLCSLSKEIWKQEGPRAFYRGLVPSLLGIVPYAGIDLAAYDTLKDMSKTYILHDIEPGPLVQLGCGTVSGALGASCVYPLQVVRTRMQAQRINKDSAYEGMADVFRRTFQHEGFRGLYKGIFPNLLKVVPSASITYMVYESMKKSLDLG
- the LOC126799562 gene encoding calcium-dependent mitochondrial ATP-magnesium/phosphate carrier protein 3-like isoform X2, whose product is MEARASNAKAVTLDHVLLALGETKEQRELRIRNLFNMFDTANAGYLDYALIEAGLSALQIPPQYKFANDLLNVCDANRDGRVDFNDFKHYMDDKELELYAIFQAIDVKHHGCILPEELWDALVRAGIEIDDEELALFVERVDKDNNGVITFEEWRDFLLLYPQEATIENIYHYLERVCLVDIGEQTVTPEVMNKHIHASRYLIAGAVAGATSRTATAPLDRLKVVLQVQTQQARIMPAVRDIWGQGGMLGFFRGNGLNVVKVAPESAIRFYTYEILKSYIHHVNGEEDEANIGTATRLVSGGLAGAVAQAAIYPMDLVKTRIQTYAGEGGRTPSLCSLSKEIWKQEGPRAFYRGLVPSLLGIVPYAGIDLAAYDTLKDMSKTYILHDIEPGPLVQLGCGTVSGALGASCVYPLQDASAAHKQRFCL
- the LOC126799765 gene encoding nudix hydrolase 13, mitochondrial gives rise to the protein MSSALARTGRHRQRYENNFRLVSGCIPYRVTEDDEDHSMRSNTHIENKIQVLMVSSPDRDDQVFPKGGWEDDETVLEAACREAFEEAGVKGTLRETPLGVWEFRSKSRQNMCSLEGGCRGYMFALEVTEELDTWPEQQHRDRQWFNVKEAFKVCRYEWMRRALEQLLRVMASDKKDDVIGTVGKAAVVPVDVVVADDQIKNLMTELLGESPPSSSHESTCKLGDSIEPDPGL